A DNA window from Streptococcus sp. LPB0220 contains the following coding sequences:
- the infC gene encoding translation initiation factor IF-3: protein MKTIAKQDLFINDEIRVREVRLIGLEGEQLGIKPLSEAQALADDANVDLVLIQPQAKPPVAKIMDYGKFKFEYQKKQKEQRKKQSVVTVKEVRLSPVIDKGDFDTKLRNARKFLEKGNKVKVSIRFKGRMITHKEIGAKVLADFAEATQDVAIIEQRAKMDGRQMFMQLAPATDKK, encoded by the coding sequence GTGAAAACCATAGCAAAGCAAGACTTATTCATCAATGATGAAATTCGTGTACGTGAAGTTCGCTTAATCGGTCTTGAAGGTGAGCAATTGGGTATCAAACCACTTAGCGAAGCGCAAGCACTTGCGGACGACGCTAATGTTGACTTGGTTCTCATTCAACCTCAAGCTAAACCTCCTGTTGCGAAAATTATGGACTACGGTAAGTTCAAATTTGAGTACCAGAAGAAGCAAAAAGAACAACGCAAAAAACAAAGCGTTGTGACCGTGAAAGAAGTTCGTTTGAGCCCAGTGATTGACAAGGGTGATTTCGATACAAAACTTCGCAATGCTCGCAAATTCCTTGAAAAAGGAAATAAAGTGAAGGTATCCATTCGCTTTAAGGGTCGTATGATTACCCACAAAGAGATTGGTGCTAAAGTTTTAGCCGACTTCGCTGAAGCGACACAAGATGTGGCAATCATCGAACAACGAGCTAAGATGGATGGACGTCAAATGTTCATG
- a CDS encoding SAG1386/EF1546 family surface-associated protein, translated as MAKEPWEEDIYDDGEETLKRTSKLNGIKADRLLTILAIIFFVVVVAMVCLLIFLSTGGSNKSKQMSGFYNGETKVEQKSSAPAAQTDQAAKDDSSKDENSEEGTITVQAGEGEAAIAARAGISISQLEQLNPSHMSTGSWYANPGDVVKIQ; from the coding sequence ATGGCAAAAGAACCATGGGAAGAAGATATTTACGATGATGGAGAAGAAACATTGAAAAGAACGAGTAAGTTAAACGGAATCAAGGCAGATCGTCTATTGACGATTTTAGCCATTATTTTCTTTGTAGTAGTAGTGGCGATGGTCTGCTTGTTGATTTTCCTTTCAACAGGTGGCAGCAATAAATCAAAACAAATGTCTGGTTTCTACAATGGAGAGACTAAGGTTGAACAGAAATCATCAGCCCCTGCAGCACAAACTGACCAAGCGGCTAAAGACGATAGTTCAAAAGATGAGAACTCTGAAGAAGGTACGATCACTGTTCAAGCAGGTGAAGGGGAAGCAGCGATCGCTGCGCGTGCTGGTATTTCCATTTCCCAATTGGAACAGTTAAATCCATCTCACATGTCTACAGGATCATGGTATGCCAATCCTGGTGATGTCGTTAAGATTCAGTAG
- a CDS encoding EbsA family protein, with protein sequence MIKIFGKVHYHWQPDLSILVTYWSIAVIPVFIGLALMYESSSVPTLVLFSFFLFMVLLAIGVHRYFTIYEDGILRIITANPFTPIKVKIDSIEKVEVNKKSIKLIFNDGSRSRTFCMRKWPKKYFINALALNPYFKGEVILTDNFIHVDYYEMYYANK encoded by the coding sequence ATGATTAAGATATTTGGAAAGGTCCATTATCATTGGCAACCGGACTTATCTATTCTTGTGACTTATTGGTCCATTGCAGTGATTCCGGTCTTTATTGGACTGGCCTTGATGTATGAGAGCTCTAGTGTGCCAACGCTAGTTTTGTTTTCGTTCTTTTTATTTATGGTCTTGCTCGCGATTGGGGTCCATCGTTACTTCACGATCTATGAGGATGGGATCTTGCGGATTATTACTGCCAATCCTTTTACTCCAATCAAGGTGAAGATTGACTCGATTGAAAAGGTCGAAGTAAATAAGAAATCGATCAAGCTCATATTTAATGATGGATCGCGCAGTCGAACATTCTGTATGCGTAAATGGCCGAAAAAATACTTTATCAATGCACTTGCCTTAAATCCTTATTTTAAGGGAGAAGTAATCCTGACGGACAATTTCATCCATGTGGATTACTACGAGATGTATTATGCAAACAAATAA
- the cmk gene encoding (d)CMP kinase, with protein MKQIQIAIDGPASSGKSTVAKIIAKDLDYTYLDTGAMYRAATYLALQNNLTAEQVDDLLALLDQYPISFGRSEEGEQLVFVADVDITHPIRDNQVTNNVSWVAALAPVREKLVALQQEIAAEGGIVMDGRDIGTVVLPHAELKIFLVASVEERAERRYKENVEKGITADLELLKKEIAERDYKDSHRAVSPLKPAADAIHFDTTGVGIADVVAFIEEKAKKLLDKE; from the coding sequence ATGAAACAAATTCAAATTGCCATTGATGGACCGGCTTCTAGTGGAAAATCCACAGTCGCAAAGATCATTGCCAAGGATCTAGACTATACGTATCTAGACACGGGAGCTATGTATCGTGCAGCGACTTACCTAGCTTTGCAAAATAATCTGACAGCTGAACAGGTTGATGACCTCTTAGCCCTTTTAGATCAGTATCCAATTAGTTTCGGTCGTTCAGAAGAAGGAGAGCAGCTTGTCTTTGTAGCAGACGTGGATATTACCCACCCAATTCGCGATAACCAAGTGACCAACAATGTTTCATGGGTTGCAGCGCTTGCGCCAGTCCGTGAAAAACTTGTCGCTCTACAGCAAGAAATTGCAGCAGAGGGGGGCATCGTTATGGATGGACGCGATATTGGGACAGTCGTTCTTCCACATGCAGAGTTGAAGATCTTTTTGGTCGCTTCTGTTGAGGAGCGGGCAGAACGTCGTTATAAGGAAAATGTTGAAAAGGGCATTACAGCGGATCTTGAATTGTTGAAAAAAGAAATCGCTGAGCGGGACTATAAGGACAGCCACCGTGCCGTTTCTCCTTTGAAACCTGCAGCTGATGCCATTCATTTTGACACAACGGGTGTTGGAATTGCAGACGTTGTTGCATTTATTGAAGAAAAAGCAAAAAAACTTCTTGACAAAGAATAA
- a CDS encoding ferredoxin, with product MKVTLIPDRCIACGLCQTYSELFDYHDNGIVKFAAEEDDLLEKEVPVTNDVLEAIKECPTHALLKD from the coding sequence ATGAAAGTTACGTTAATTCCAGATCGTTGCATCGCTTGCGGTCTCTGTCAGACCTATTCTGAATTATTTGATTACCATGACAATGGCATCGTTAAATTTGCTGCTGAAGAGGACGACCTCCTTGAAAAGGAAGTCCCTGTCACAAACGATGTTCTCGAGGCTATTAAAGAATGCCCCACTCATGCTCTCTTAAAAGATTAA